From Brassica oleracea var. oleracea cultivar TO1000 chromosome C3, BOL, whole genome shotgun sequence, a single genomic window includes:
- the LOC106334245 gene encoding protein LURP-one-related 11-like codes for MQISRQPYETKPWQNRICPKETMVKIHPDHTTSGAGDITSSPYLTTEKESFTIWMKSLVFNTNGCTVFDYKGNIIYRVDNYNSKSCREVYLMDLHGHVLFTLRSQKFGLFKTWEGYRSPSGTSDSTTNSEYFRVKSNIFQVPSKDSYSSYRVLTGSCRKNEQYHYKIVTRGSSLGIEDICGRVVAEVKRKQSRKGLEFGDDVLTMVVESQVDHSFIIGLVLTHRLINRKL; via the exons ATGCAAATATCTCGACAACCTTACGAAACAAAACCTTGGCAGAATCGTATCTGTCCAAAGGAAACTATGGTGAAGATTCATCCCGACCATACGACCTCCGGGGCCGGAGACATAACAAGTTCGCCGTACTTGACAACGGAGAAAGAGAGTTTCACGATTTGGATGAAGTCGTTGGTGTTTAATACAAATGGCTGCACCGTCTTCGATTATAAAGGAAACATAATATATCGTGTCGATAATTATAACTCTAAGAGCTGCCGTGAAGTTTACCTCATGGATTTACATGGTCATGTCTTGTTTACCTTACGTAGCCAG AAATTTGGATTATTCAAGACTTGGGAAGGATATAGATCACCATCGGGGACATCTGATTCAACAACAAACTCAGAATATTTTCGAGTGAAAAGTAATATTTTTCAGGTTCCGAGTAAAGATTCATATTCTTCTTATAGAGTTCTAACGGGATCGTGTAGAAAGAATGAACAATATCATTATAAGATAGTAACTCGGGGATCAAGTTTAGGAATCGAGGACATTTGTGGAAGAGTTGTGGCAGAAGTGAAGAGAAAACAATCGAGGAAAGGTTTGGAGTTTGGAGACGATGTTTTGACGATGGTGGTGGAGTCACAGGTTGATCACTCTTTCATCATTGGACTTGTTTTAACTCATAGGCTTATCAATCGTAAACTGTAA
- the LOC106330234 gene encoding probable E3 ubiquitin-protein ligase RNF217, whose protein sequence is MGTCFSSSSSSRTRMEDYYYYPALYDYDKGYTPYARNPHLQEALSSSLVSSTAETNHYPQLHRHMASPIKQKEPEKKTENKPAEPSRWLCMICMDEKSPSDIFRGTTSCTHYYCTECTVRYVTTKIEGNIAMIKCPDVDCTRLLEPYTCRDIIPGDLFERWDKALCESLIVSSEKVYCPFEDCSAMMVVDDDDDQGDEVTGTECPSCHRLFCARCKVTWHAGIGCEEFQRSGNTRKKNKRSDEEDAMLIQMANKKHWRRCPSCKFYVEKIDGCVHMSCWCGFKFCYSCGATSSYSHACHIRSLILKY, encoded by the exons ATGGGAACCTGCTTCTCTTCGTCATCATCATCACGCACAAGGATGGAAGATTATTACTATTACCCTGCGTTATACGATTACGACAAAGGTTACACACCCTATGCGAGAAATCCCCATCTCCAAGAAGCTCTGTCTTCTTCCTTGGTCTCTTCAACAGCCGAGACTAACCATTATCCCCAACTCCATAGACATATGGCCTCGCCTATTAAGCAGAAAGAACCAGAGAAAAAAACTGAGAACAAACCCGCCGAACCATCTAGATGGTTATGTATGATTTGCATGGATGAAAAATCCCCCTCCGACATCTTCCGAGGAACCACTAGTTGCACTCATTACTATTGCACCGAGTGTACCGTGCGTTACGTGACGACCAAGATAGAAGGAAACATAGCCATGATCAAGTGCCCTGACGTGGACTGCACGCGACTTCTAGAGCCATACACGTGTCGAGATATAATCCCAGGGGACTTGTTCGAGCGTTGGGACAAAGCCTTGTGTGAGTCTTTGATTGTGTCGTCGGAGAAAGTGTACTGTCCGTTTGAAGACTGCTCAGCGATGATGGTGGTGGATGATGATGATGATCAAGGTGATGAAGTGACGGGGACAGAGTGTCCGTCTTGTCACCGACTGTTCTGCGCTCGGTGTAAGGTTACATGGCACGCGGGGATTGGTTGCGAGGAGTTTCAGAGAAGTGGGAACACGAGGAAGAAGAATAAGCGTAGCGATGAAGAAGATGCTATGTTGATTCAAATGGCTAATAAGAAGCACTGGAGGAGGTGTCCTAGTTGCAAATTCTACGTTGAGAAGATCGATGGTTGTGTGCATATGAGTTGCTG GTGTGGATTTAAGTTTTGCTATAGTTGTGGCGCAACGTCGAGTTATAGTCACGCATGCCACATTCGTAGTCTTATTTTAAAATACTAG